The Equus quagga isolate Etosha38 chromosome 2, UCLA_HA_Equagga_1.0, whole genome shotgun sequence genome has a window encoding:
- the FOXA1 gene encoding hepatocyte nuclear factor 3-alpha, whose product MAGHIAMNALLCQGEGNSRPAQPRPLRRQQGLAGLGEMDSELVPVARPGGLHQGTHLTLKAYSSVPGGNMNSGLGAMNSMNSYMTMNTMTTSGNMTPASFNMSYANPGLGAGLSPGAVAGMPGGSAGAMNSMTAAGVTAMGTTLSPGGMGGMGAQPAASMNGLGPYAAAMNPCMSPMAYAPSNLGRSRAAGGGDAKTFKRSYPHAKPPYSYISLITMAIQQAPSKMLTLSEIYQWIMDLFPYYRQNQQRWQNSIRHSLSFNDCFVKVARSPDKPGKGSYWTLHPDSGNMFENGCYLRRQKRFKCEKQPGTGTGGGGGAKGGPESRKDPSSAATAGADSPLHRGVHGKAGQLEGAPAPGPAASPQTLDHSGATATGGASELKTPASSAAPPISSGPGALVSVPPSHPAHGLAPHESQLHLKGDPHYSFNHPFSINNLMSSSEQQHKLDFKAYEQALQYSPYGAALPGSLPLGSASVATRSPIEPSALEPAYYQGVYSRPVLNTS is encoded by the exons ATGGCTGGTCACATAGCCATGAATGCTTTGCTCTGTCAGGGAGAGGGGAACAGCCGCCCCGCACAGCCGAGGCCGCTCCGCCGTCAGCAGGGCCTAGCAGGCTTAGGCGAGATGGACTCAGAGCTGGTCCCTGTTGCCCGCCCTGGGGGGCTGCACCAGGGAACCCACCTCACCCTTAAG GCCTACTCCTCGGTCCCGGGCGGCAACATGAACTCGGGCCTGGGCGCCATGAACTCCATGAACAGCTACATGACCATGAACACCATGACCACGAGCGGCAACATGACCCCCGCCTCGTTCAACATGTCCTACGCCAACCCGGGCCTGGGCGCTGGCCTGAGCCCTGGCGCCGTGGCCGGCATGCCGGGCGGCTCGGCGGGCGCCATGAACAGCATGACGGCGGCGGGCGTGACGGCCATGGGGACGACGCTGAGCCCGGGCGGCATGGGCGGCATGGGCGCGCAGCCGGCGGCCTCCATGAACGGCCTGGGCCCCTACGCGGCCGCCATGAACCCGTGCATGAGCCCCATGGCGTACGCGCCGTCCAACCTGGGCCGCAGCCGGGCTGCGGGCGGCGGCGACGCCAAGACTTTCAAGCGCAGCTACCCGCACGCCAAACCGCCCTACTCGTACATCTCGCTCATCACCATGGCCATCCAGCAGGCGCCCAGCAAGATGCTGACGCTGAGCGAGATCTACCAGTGGATCATGGACCTCTTCCCCTACTACCGGCAGAACCAGCAGCGCTGGCAGAACTCCATCCGCCACTCGCTCTCCTTCAACGACTGCTTCGTCAAGGTGGCGCGCTCCCCGGACAAGCCGGGCAAGGGCTCCTACTGGACGCTGCACCCGGACTCCGGCAACATGTTCGAGAACGGCTGTTACTTGCGCCGCCAGAAGCGCTTCAAGTGCGAGAAGCAGCCGGGAACCGGGACCGGGGGCGGCGGCGGTGCCAAGGGCGGCCCCGAGAGCCGCAAGGACCCCTCGAGTGCGGCCACCGCCGGCGCCGACTCGCCCCTCCACCGGGGCGTGCACGGTAAGGCGGGCCAGCTAGAGGGCGCGCCGGCCCCCGGGCCCGCCGCCAGCCCCCAGACTCTGGACCACAGCGGGGCGACGGCGACAGGGGGCGCCTCGGAGTTGAAGACTCCAGCATCCTCGGCTGCACCCCCGATCAGCTCCGGGCCTGGGGCGCTGGTATCTGTGCCCCCCTCCCACCCGGCGCATGGCCTGGCGCCCCACGAGTCCCAGCTGCACTTGAAAGGGGACCCCCACTACTCCTTCAACCACCCCTTCTCCATCAACAACCTCATGTCCTCCTCGGAGCAGCAGCACAAGCTGGACTTCAAAGCCTACGAGCAGGCGCTACAGTACTCGCCCTACGGCGCCGCGTTGCCCGGCAGCCTGCCGCTCGGCAGCGCCTCGGTGGCCACTAGGAGCCCCATCGAGCCCTCAGCCCTGGAGCCGGCCTACTACCAAGGTGTGTATTCCAGACCCGTCCTAAATACTTCCTAG